Proteins from a single region of Allocatelliglobosispora scoriae:
- the mmsB gene encoding multiple monosaccharide ABC transporter permease, producing the protein MSRLKDLQKNLFGGTTSNIRQFGMIFTLVAIVVLFQVLTNGLTLTPGNLIAVVSQYSYILILAIGMLMVIVAGHIDLSVGSVAAFTGIVVAKAMHDFSIPWPAGILLGLLVGALIGAWQGFWVAYVGIPAFIVTLAGMLLFRGGNQLIGDAATVPVPEGFRVIGAGYLPEVGPTTGYNNLTLLLGIVAVAAVAVREYRTRQTRQEMGADPAPLWISILRLAVMVGVIAFATLRFAGGRVGTSFPISGIILAVLVLAYSFYTRNTAGGRHIYAIGGNSRAAELSGVKLQRVNFFVMTNMSVLAALAGMIFVARSTASGPQDGLSWELEAITAVFVGGAAVSGGLGTISGSIVGGLVMAVLINGMQLLGTGTDVGQIIRGLFLLIAVAFDVYNRSQGRFSIIESLTRPFRKDDPQPPPAQSEADSEPQRAPALG; encoded by the coding sequence ATGAGCCGGCTCAAAGACCTACAGAAGAACCTCTTCGGGGGTACGACTTCGAACATCCGCCAGTTCGGCATGATCTTCACGCTGGTGGCGATCGTGGTGCTCTTCCAGGTCCTCACCAACGGACTGACCCTGACACCGGGCAACCTGATCGCGGTGGTCAGCCAGTATTCGTACATCCTCATCCTCGCCATCGGCATGCTGATGGTGATCGTCGCCGGGCACATCGACCTCTCGGTCGGCTCCGTCGCGGCGTTCACGGGCATCGTCGTCGCCAAGGCGATGCACGATTTCAGCATCCCCTGGCCGGCCGGAATCCTGCTGGGCCTGCTGGTGGGCGCCCTGATCGGCGCATGGCAGGGCTTCTGGGTCGCCTACGTCGGCATCCCCGCGTTCATCGTGACGCTCGCCGGCATGCTGCTCTTCCGCGGCGGCAACCAGCTGATCGGCGACGCCGCCACCGTCCCGGTCCCGGAGGGCTTCCGGGTCATCGGCGCGGGCTACCTCCCCGAGGTCGGCCCCACCACCGGTTACAACAACCTCACCCTGCTCCTCGGCATCGTCGCCGTCGCTGCGGTCGCCGTCCGGGAGTACCGCACCCGGCAGACCCGCCAGGAGATGGGCGCCGACCCCGCTCCCCTGTGGATCTCGATCCTGCGGCTGGCGGTGATGGTGGGCGTCATCGCCTTCGCCACCCTGCGATTCGCCGGCGGTCGCGTCGGGACGAGCTTCCCGATCTCCGGCATCATCCTGGCCGTCCTGGTCCTCGCCTACTCGTTCTACACCCGCAACACGGCGGGGGGCAGGCACATCTACGCCATCGGCGGCAACTCCCGCGCCGCCGAGCTCTCCGGCGTCAAGCTCCAGCGGGTGAACTTCTTCGTCATGACCAACATGTCGGTCCTGGCCGCCCTCGCGGGCATGATCTTCGTCGCCCGGTCCACCGCCTCCGGCCCGCAGGACGGGCTGAGCTGGGAGCTGGAAGCGATCACAGCGGTCTTCGTCGGCGGCGCGGCCGTCTCCGGCGGCTTGGGCACCATCAGCGGCTCGATCGTCGGCGGTCTGGTGATGGCGGTCCTCATCAACGGGATGCAGCTGCTCGGCACCGGCACCGACGTCGGGCAGATCATCCGGGGCCTCTTCCTGCTGATCGCCGTCGCCTTCGACGTCTACAACCGCAGCCAGGGAAGATTCTCGATCATCGAATCGCTCACCCGCCCGTTCCGCAAGGACGACCCGCAGCCGCCACCGGCGCAGTCCGAAGCGGACAGCGAACCACAGAGGGCTCCCGCCCTCGGCTGA
- a CDS encoding ricin-type beta-trefoil lectin domain protein: protein MRSPSRSLRIGLLVLALTAAGATVSLASPVQSAYAAVAGNPINGPGGKCVDVAGDDIGVNGTAIQLWDCQAAAADQHWTWSGTALTAIGRCLDITSGGTANSTPLQLWDCNGTGAQQWTAQADGSLRNPQSGRCMDSPGGATANGTRLTIWDCNGTGAQKFSLTATPPTGTCPTYSDTPDFGPNVRIFDHSSSDATIQAALNTVFDAQKSTQTAQFATRRDALLFKPSSTPYAVGANIGFNTSIAGLGLNPDDTRINGAVTVDAFNASDAGNATQNFWRSAENLSVNTLGGTNRWAVAQAAPFRRMHIIGGLNLFPASYGWASGGYIADSKVDGNSESASQQQWYTRDSQLGSWSGSNWNMVFSGVNGAPANNFNTNPAAGPRYTTLATTPISRDVPYLYLDGAGKYRVFVPSLRTNASGPSWAGGSTPGSSLPMSTFFVARPSDSAATINTAFANGCNVFFTPGVYHVNQTLHVTKANTIVLGIGYATIIPDGGVNAMDVADVDGVRIKGLLFDAGTTNSDTLLKVGLAKTSVSHSGNPTTIQDVFFRIGGMVAGKATNSLVVNTNNTIIDHTWAWRADHGAGIGWTVNTADNGLTVNGDNVLATGLFVEHYQKNEVVWNGANGRIIFFQNEMPYDPPNQASWMNGSTQGYPAIKVGSGVTTFEAWGLGSYCYFNVNPAVVSARAFEVPAVAGVKFHNMAVVSLGGVGTIARVINNTGAAANSTTNNVYLLNFP from the coding sequence ATGAGAAGCCCATCAAGATCACTCCGGATCGGATTACTGGTCCTGGCGTTGACGGCTGCGGGCGCCACCGTCAGCCTCGCCAGCCCCGTCCAGTCCGCCTACGCCGCGGTCGCCGGCAACCCCATCAACGGGCCGGGCGGCAAGTGCGTCGACGTGGCCGGTGACGACATCGGCGTCAACGGCACCGCGATCCAGCTCTGGGACTGCCAGGCCGCAGCCGCCGACCAGCACTGGACCTGGAGCGGCACCGCCCTGACCGCGATCGGCCGCTGCCTCGACATCACCAGCGGCGGCACCGCCAACAGCACGCCGCTCCAGCTCTGGGACTGCAACGGCACCGGCGCCCAGCAGTGGACCGCGCAGGCCGACGGCTCCCTGCGCAACCCCCAGTCCGGCCGCTGCATGGACTCCCCCGGCGGCGCCACCGCCAACGGCACCCGCCTGACGATCTGGGACTGCAACGGCACCGGCGCGCAGAAGTTCTCGCTGACGGCGACCCCGCCGACGGGCACCTGCCCGACCTACTCCGACACGCCCGACTTCGGCCCCAACGTGCGCATCTTCGACCACTCCTCCAGCGACGCCACCATCCAGGCCGCGCTGAACACCGTCTTCGATGCGCAGAAGAGCACCCAGACCGCGCAGTTCGCCACCCGCCGCGACGCCCTGCTGTTCAAGCCCAGCTCGACGCCGTACGCTGTGGGCGCCAACATCGGCTTCAACACCTCGATCGCCGGGCTCGGCCTGAACCCCGACGACACCCGCATCAACGGCGCCGTGACGGTCGACGCGTTCAACGCCAGCGACGCCGGCAACGCCACCCAGAACTTCTGGCGCTCCGCCGAGAACCTCTCGGTCAACACGCTCGGCGGCACCAACCGCTGGGCCGTCGCCCAGGCGGCACCGTTCCGCCGCATGCACATCATCGGCGGCCTCAACCTCTTCCCGGCCAGCTACGGCTGGGCCAGCGGCGGCTACATCGCCGACTCCAAGGTCGACGGCAACAGCGAGTCGGCCTCGCAGCAGCAGTGGTACACCCGCGACAGCCAGCTCGGCAGCTGGAGCGGCTCCAACTGGAACATGGTCTTCTCCGGCGTCAACGGGGCGCCCGCGAACAACTTCAACACCAACCCGGCCGCCGGACCCCGCTACACCACCCTCGCCACCACGCCGATCTCCCGCGACGTGCCCTACCTCTACCTCGACGGCGCCGGGAAGTACCGGGTGTTCGTGCCGTCGCTGCGGACCAACGCGTCCGGGCCGAGCTGGGCGGGCGGCTCCACGCCCGGTAGCTCACTGCCGATGAGCACCTTCTTCGTGGCCCGCCCGAGCGACTCGGCGGCGACGATCAACACCGCCTTCGCCAACGGCTGCAACGTCTTCTTCACCCCCGGCGTCTACCACGTCAACCAGACGCTGCACGTGACGAAGGCGAACACGATCGTCCTCGGCATCGGCTACGCGACGATCATCCCCGACGGCGGCGTCAACGCGATGGACGTCGCCGATGTCGACGGCGTACGCATCAAGGGCCTGCTCTTCGACGCCGGCACCACCAACAGCGACACCCTGCTCAAGGTCGGCCTCGCCAAGACCTCGGTGTCCCACTCGGGCAACCCGACCACGATCCAGGACGTGTTCTTCCGGATCGGCGGCATGGTCGCGGGCAAGGCCACCAACAGCCTGGTCGTCAACACCAACAACACGATCATCGACCACACCTGGGCCTGGCGGGCCGACCACGGCGCCGGGATCGGCTGGACCGTCAACACCGCCGACAACGGCCTGACCGTGAACGGCGACAACGTGCTCGCGACCGGCCTGTTCGTCGAGCACTACCAGAAGAACGAGGTGGTCTGGAACGGCGCCAACGGCCGGATCATCTTCTTCCAGAACGAGATGCCCTACGACCCGCCGAACCAGGCGTCCTGGATGAACGGCTCCACGCAGGGCTACCCGGCCATCAAGGTGGGGTCGGGCGTCACCACCTTCGAGGCCTGGGGCCTGGGCAGCTACTGCTACTTCAACGTCAACCCGGCCGTCGTGTCGGCCCGGGCGTTCGAGGTGCCGGCGGTGGCCGGAGTGAAGTTCCACAACATGGCGGTCGTCTCCCTCGGCGGCGTCGGCACCATCGCCCGCGTCATCAACAACACCGGCGCGGCGGCGAACTCCACCACCAACAACGTCTACCTGCTGAACTTCCCGTAA
- a CDS encoding PrsW family glutamic-type intramembrane protease, protein MAVLMMIAACYGVWQLAILSSWTRTVRFGVLLLAVTVGLYGAGVLSVFAQLLYTRGVVALTDTPLPEVVRTASYTMDPFIEELAKIAPLALLVLLHKRIRAQWGLTDYVLVAAAIGSGFTLAEALLRFSNEAARMPDAQGGIVSGWTEMSGFSLTYFPGLSSILTSWLPAPVVNGDLFAGASDSATNPHLVLSALAGLGLGLLLRKGWKLRLAGAALIFYAWLDHASFNQRIAAPDDGGVIGLVAGPMKVIGTVGWLYPLLALAAASYLDFVAARTSKRALPDVQTQVSLLDFATKGLPWTPLIAWRFVLARRNLYFAHASGRDTADLHRVVREIRDRIDASNTAAAWSNVKPPLPNPFASGSGIRRYLPLLVPLVLLVPAFLYFVVGTIPLTAGVQKLMMSAFATPVILLFSLVGLAWLGWRLIGMLRQRRQLAAAPSAELIAKGELQLITAFGALATGVTSLIIGLTGSGLDQPLVSNIHILDALGRGVALSGLLLMLIALALVLFPPGGLALAGGGMMAGALSPAALAGLGAALGALGALLMHASSGGGSGGRGDDYWEDKYGDEANKYEDAPRNERMSDANKQELQESGWLKEKVPDTGTRREFMKWLEQGHKQGEAHVHLRPGSPEAEAALQEFLAETL, encoded by the coding sequence ATGGCCGTCCTGATGATGATCGCCGCGTGTTACGGCGTATGGCAATTGGCGATCCTGAGCTCCTGGACCCGGACCGTGCGCTTCGGCGTGCTCCTGCTGGCGGTCACCGTCGGTCTCTACGGTGCCGGTGTCCTGTCGGTGTTCGCGCAGCTCCTCTACACCCGGGGTGTGGTGGCGCTGACCGACACGCCGCTGCCCGAGGTGGTCCGCACCGCTTCGTACACAATGGATCCCTTCATCGAGGAGCTGGCGAAGATCGCGCCGCTGGCGCTGCTGGTGCTGCTGCACAAGCGGATCCGCGCGCAGTGGGGCCTGACCGACTACGTGCTCGTCGCCGCGGCGATCGGTTCCGGCTTCACTCTCGCCGAGGCGCTGCTGCGATTCAGCAACGAGGCCGCGCGGATGCCCGACGCGCAGGGCGGCATCGTGTCCGGGTGGACGGAGATGTCGGGCTTCTCGCTGACCTACTTCCCCGGCCTGAGCAGCATCCTCACCTCGTGGCTCCCGGCGCCCGTCGTCAACGGCGACCTGTTCGCCGGGGCATCCGACAGCGCGACCAACCCGCACCTGGTGCTCAGTGCGCTGGCCGGGCTCGGCCTGGGGCTGCTGCTGCGCAAGGGCTGGAAGCTGCGCCTGGCCGGGGCGGCGCTCATCTTCTACGCCTGGCTGGACCACGCCAGCTTCAACCAGCGCATCGCGGCACCCGACGACGGCGGGGTGATCGGTCTGGTGGCCGGTCCCATGAAGGTGATCGGCACCGTGGGCTGGCTCTACCCGCTGCTGGCCCTCGCAGCGGCGTCCTATCTGGACTTCGTGGCCGCCCGGACGTCGAAGCGTGCCTTGCCCGACGTGCAGACCCAGGTGTCCCTGCTCGACTTCGCGACGAAGGGCCTGCCCTGGACGCCGCTGATCGCGTGGCGGTTCGTCCTGGCCCGCCGCAACCTGTACTTCGCCCACGCGTCCGGTCGGGACACCGCCGACCTGCACCGGGTGGTGCGGGAGATCCGTGACCGGATCGACGCGTCCAACACCGCCGCGGCCTGGAGCAACGTCAAGCCGCCGCTGCCGAACCCGTTCGCGTCGGGCAGCGGCATCCGCCGCTACCTGCCGCTGCTGGTCCCGCTGGTGCTGCTGGTGCCCGCCTTCCTCTACTTCGTCGTCGGCACGATCCCGCTCACCGCCGGTGTGCAGAAGCTCATGATGTCGGCGTTCGCCACCCCGGTGATCCTCCTGTTCAGCCTCGTCGGCCTCGCCTGGCTCGGCTGGCGGCTCATCGGCATGCTCCGCCAGCGGCGGCAGCTCGCGGCGGCACCCTCCGCCGAGCTGATAGCCAAGGGCGAGCTGCAGCTCATCACCGCCTTCGGCGCGCTCGCGACCGGGGTGACCTCCCTCATCATCGGTCTGACCGGCAGCGGTCTGGACCAGCCGCTGGTGTCCAACATCCACATCCTCGACGCGCTGGGCAGGGGTGTCGCGCTCAGCGGCCTCCTGCTGATGCTCATCGCCCTGGCCCTCGTCCTCTTCCCGCCGGGCGGGCTGGCCCTGGCCGGCGGCGGCATGATGGCCGGTGCGCTGTCCCCGGCCGCCCTCGCCGGATTGGGAGCCGCGCTCGGTGCGCTCGGTGCTCTGCTCATGCACGCCTCCAGCGGTGGCGGCAGCGGGGGCCGGGGCGACGACTACTGGGAGGACAAGTACGGCGACGAGGCCAACAAGTACGAGGACGCGCCGCGCAACGAGCGGATGAGCGACGCGAACAAGCAGGAGCTGCAGGAATCGGGCTGGCTGAAGGAGAAGGTGCCCGACACCGGCACCCGGCGCGAGTTCATGAAGTGGCTGGAGCAGGGTCACAAGCAGGGCGAGGCCCACGTCCACCTGCGGCCGGGCTCACCCGAGGCGGAGGCGGCTCTGCAGGAGTTCCTCGCCGAGACGCTCTGA
- a CDS encoding substrate-binding domain-containing protein, with product MRKYLSKTLLVGAAALLALSACTTAREGETSSTASGPAVGFAKDALIGVALPSKTSENWVLAGDLFTNGLKAAGFASDVQYAGASTTVADQQAQINAMVTKGAKVIVIGATDAAQLSTQVAQAKQAGAVVIAYDRLITNTKDIDYYIAFDNFKVGQLQGQALVEGLKAKKATGPWTIELFSGSPDDNNAGVFFNGALDVLKPLIDKGDLIVGSGQKDVKQTAIQGWKAEGAQQRMDSLLTSTYSSGKTLDGVLSPNDTLARAIITSVKGAGKPIPVVTGQDSEVESVKSIMAGEQYSTINKDTRKLVAETIKMVQALQTGATPTVNDTSSYNNGVKVVPSYLLPPIIVTKANAATAYVDDPKLGPLTK from the coding sequence ATGCGCAAGTACCTCAGCAAAACCCTCCTGGTCGGCGCCGCCGCGCTGCTGGCCTTGAGCGCTTGCACGACCGCCCGCGAGGGCGAGACCTCCAGCACCGCGTCCGGTCCGGCCGTCGGCTTCGCGAAGGACGCCCTGATCGGCGTCGCGCTGCCGTCGAAGACCTCGGAGAACTGGGTCCTCGCCGGTGACCTGTTCACCAACGGGCTCAAGGCCGCGGGCTTCGCGTCCGACGTCCAGTACGCCGGTGCCTCGACCACCGTCGCCGACCAGCAGGCGCAGATCAACGCCATGGTCACCAAGGGTGCGAAGGTCATCGTCATCGGCGCGACCGACGCCGCCCAGCTCTCGACCCAGGTGGCGCAGGCCAAGCAGGCCGGTGCCGTGGTCATCGCCTACGACCGGCTGATCACCAACACCAAGGACATCGACTACTACATCGCGTTCGACAACTTCAAGGTCGGCCAGCTCCAGGGCCAGGCGCTGGTGGAGGGCCTGAAGGCCAAGAAGGCCACCGGTCCGTGGACCATCGAGCTGTTCTCCGGCTCGCCGGACGACAACAACGCGGGCGTCTTCTTCAACGGCGCGCTCGACGTCCTCAAGCCGCTCATCGACAAGGGTGACCTGATCGTCGGCTCCGGCCAGAAGGACGTCAAGCAGACCGCCATCCAGGGCTGGAAGGCCGAGGGCGCCCAGCAGCGGATGGACTCGCTGCTGACCTCCACCTACAGCTCCGGCAAGACCCTCGACGGCGTCCTCTCGCCGAACGACACCCTGGCCCGCGCGATCATCACCTCGGTCAAGGGCGCCGGCAAGCCGATCCCGGTCGTCACCGGCCAGGACTCCGAGGTGGAGTCGGTCAAGTCGATCATGGCTGGCGAGCAGTACTCCACCATCAACAAGGACACCCGCAAGCTGGTCGCCGAGACCATCAAGATGGTCCAGGCGCTGCAGACCGGTGCCACGCCGACCGTCAACGACACCTCGTCCTACAACAACGGTGTCAAGGTCGTCCCGTCCTACCTGCTTCCGCCGATCATCGTGACCAAGGCCAACGCGGCCACGGCCTACGTCGACGACCCCAAGCTGGGCCCGCTGACGAAGTAA
- a CDS encoding GNAT family N-acetyltransferase, with amino-acid sequence MSVTDGRSGPPRLRLAGADDFEQVAALHADSWRRHYRGAFADSYLDGDVLAERRAVWAERLAAPAGTETVLAEQGEERLVGFIHVVFDDDPRWGSFIDNLHVAHDQRRTGIGSLLLGQVARTVAERPTGGGLYLWVLEQNAAAQRFYIAAGATCVETATVAPPGGDPTRLNGHPRKLRMVWAADALV; translated from the coding sequence ATGAGCGTGACTGACGGGCGATCCGGGCCGCCGCGCTTGCGGCTCGCCGGAGCGGACGACTTCGAGCAGGTCGCGGCCCTGCACGCCGACAGCTGGCGGCGGCACTACCGGGGTGCCTTCGCCGACTCCTACCTCGACGGCGACGTCCTCGCCGAACGCCGGGCGGTGTGGGCGGAGCGGCTGGCGGCTCCCGCCGGCACCGAGACCGTCCTCGCCGAGCAGGGCGAGGAGCGCCTGGTGGGCTTCATCCACGTCGTGTTCGACGACGACCCGCGGTGGGGGAGCTTCATCGACAACCTGCACGTCGCCCACGACCAGCGCCGCACGGGCATCGGCTCACTGCTGCTGGGGCAGGTCGCCCGGACCGTCGCCGAGCGGCCGACCGGCGGCGGGCTCTACCTGTGGGTGCTCGAGCAGAACGCAGCCGCGCAGCGGTTCTACATCGCCGCCGGTGCCACCTGCGTCGAAACGGCGACAGTGGCTCCGCCGGGCGGCGATCCGACACGGCTGAACGGCCATCCGCGCAAGCTGCGCATGGTGTGGGCGGCCGATGCGCTGGTCTGA
- a CDS encoding ROK family transcriptional regulator, whose amino-acid sequence MVLDVIQLADGISRVELAQHTGLTAQTVSGIVRRLIDEGVVREDGASRIATGGKPRTILRVNADAGSAVGLHFDPVELTCVVVDLLGRALVTTRRPLPQTAEPDEVIRAMAELVEAVLAVAGVSRQRVLGLGVATPGPIDQDLGLVISPPQLAKWRRVAMKELLEAATGLAVTIDNDATAAAIGERWAGAGRGVANFAYFFLGTGIGGGLFLGHQVHRGGSLNAAEFGHITIMADGPECYCGSRGCVERLINPKAIVADARERLAGAGGGGSGPLAQRFRRDPATVDYEAVCDAAEAGDEVATAVVRTAADRLAWAVVNVANTVDVDLVILGGNGIRSVGTAYRDAVAAALATRPMARQIRVVDVVLSPLGADAAVVGAASLVLHSTFSPQVTSLLAE is encoded by the coding sequence GTGGTTCTGGATGTCATCCAGCTGGCCGACGGGATCAGTCGGGTCGAGCTCGCCCAGCACACCGGACTCACCGCGCAGACGGTCTCCGGCATCGTGCGCAGGCTGATCGACGAGGGCGTGGTCCGTGAGGACGGTGCCAGCAGGATCGCCACCGGCGGCAAGCCCCGCACCATCCTGCGGGTCAACGCCGACGCGGGCAGCGCCGTCGGGCTGCACTTCGATCCCGTCGAGCTCACCTGCGTCGTGGTGGATCTTTTGGGCCGGGCCCTGGTGACGACCCGGCGGCCGCTGCCGCAGACGGCCGAGCCGGACGAGGTCATCCGGGCCATGGCGGAGCTGGTGGAGGCGGTCCTCGCGGTGGCCGGGGTGTCCCGGCAGCGCGTGCTGGGCCTGGGGGTGGCCACTCCCGGCCCGATCGACCAGGACCTCGGCCTGGTCATCTCGCCGCCGCAGCTCGCCAAGTGGCGCCGGGTGGCGATGAAGGAGCTGCTCGAGGCCGCGACCGGGCTCGCGGTCACCATCGACAACGACGCGACCGCCGCGGCGATCGGCGAGCGCTGGGCGGGTGCGGGCCGCGGTGTCGCCAACTTCGCATACTTCTTCCTGGGTACGGGCATCGGCGGCGGCCTGTTCCTCGGTCACCAGGTGCACCGTGGCGGCTCGTTGAACGCCGCCGAGTTCGGCCACATCACGATCATGGCGGACGGACCGGAGTGCTACTGCGGCAGCCGGGGATGCGTCGAGCGGCTGATCAACCCGAAGGCGATCGTCGCGGACGCCCGCGAGCGCCTGGCCGGTGCCGGCGGGGGCGGCAGCGGCCCGCTCGCGCAGCGCTTCCGCCGGGACCCGGCGACCGTCGACTACGAGGCCGTCTGCGATGCCGCCGAAGCGGGTGACGAGGTGGCGACGGCTGTCGTCCGGACCGCGGCGGACCGGCTCGCGTGGGCGGTCGTCAACGTGGCCAACACCGTCGATGTCGACCTGGTGATCCTGGGCGGCAACGGGATCCGGTCGGTCGGGACGGCCTACCGGGACGCGGTCGCCGCGGCCCTCGCCACCCGGCCGATGGCCCGGCAGATCCGCGTCGTCGACGTGGTGCTCTCCCCGCTCGGCGCTGACGCGGCCGTCGTGGGAGCCGCGTCCCTCGTCCTGCACAGCACCTTCTCGCCGCAGGTCACCTCACTGCTGGCGGAGTAG
- the mmsA gene encoding multiple monosaccharide ABC transporter ATP-binding protein, with product MVRAARSPGRARMSAPVLLEMRSITKEFPGVVALADVSLVVRTGEIHAICGENGAGKSTLMKVLSGVYPHGTYSGSIVYQGAESRFADIRSSERAGIVIIHQELALVPGMSITENIFLGNEPRRLGAIDWKAANRRAIELMAQVGLKEDPDTLIKDIGVGKQQLVEIAKAFAKDVRLLILDEPTAALNETDSRHLLDLLRGFKDRGITSIIISHKLNEIEAVADSITILRDGRAVETLDVHADGINEDRIVRGMVGRELSSRFPDHTPNIGDVFFEVRNWTVRHPISAERLVCKNSSFYVRRGEIVGFAGLMGAGRTELAMSVFGRSYGVYLGGQIIKDGEEIELKSVAAAIRHGLAYVSEDRKAIGLNLLDDIKTSMVAAKLSKISRHGVLDKVAEHQVSESYRTSLRIKTPTVDEGITKLSGGNQQKVVLAKWMFTDPDLLILDEPTRGIDVGAKYEIYGIIQRLADEGKGVIVISSELPELIGVCDRIYTVFEGAVTGDIARRDATPELLLKQMTSTRRVATP from the coding sequence ATGGTGCGCGCCGCTCGCAGCCCGGGACGAGCCCGCATGAGCGCCCCCGTACTGCTGGAGATGCGGTCGATCACCAAGGAGTTCCCCGGCGTCGTCGCCCTCGCCGACGTCAGCCTGGTCGTGCGCACCGGCGAGATCCACGCGATCTGCGGCGAGAACGGCGCCGGCAAGTCGACGCTGATGAAGGTCCTGAGCGGCGTCTATCCACATGGGACCTACTCCGGCTCCATCGTCTATCAGGGAGCGGAGAGCCGGTTCGCTGACATCAGGTCCAGCGAACGCGCCGGGATCGTGATCATCCACCAGGAGCTCGCGCTGGTACCCGGCATGTCGATCACCGAGAACATCTTCCTCGGCAACGAGCCGCGGCGGCTGGGCGCGATCGACTGGAAGGCCGCGAACCGCCGGGCGATCGAGCTTATGGCGCAGGTCGGCCTCAAGGAGGACCCGGACACCCTGATCAAGGACATCGGCGTCGGCAAGCAGCAGCTGGTGGAGATCGCCAAGGCGTTCGCCAAGGATGTCCGGCTGCTCATCCTCGACGAGCCGACCGCCGCGTTGAACGAGACCGATTCCCGGCACCTGCTCGACCTGTTGCGGGGCTTCAAGGACCGTGGCATCACCTCGATCATCATCTCGCACAAGCTCAACGAGATCGAGGCGGTCGCCGACTCCATCACCATCCTGCGCGACGGCCGGGCCGTCGAGACACTCGACGTGCACGCGGACGGCATCAACGAGGACCGGATCGTGCGCGGCATGGTCGGCCGTGAGCTGAGCAGCCGGTTCCCCGACCACACCCCGAACATCGGGGATGTCTTCTTCGAGGTCCGCAACTGGACCGTGCGGCACCCGATCTCCGCCGAGCGCCTCGTGTGCAAGAACTCCAGCTTCTACGTCCGCCGGGGCGAGATCGTCGGCTTCGCAGGCCTGATGGGCGCCGGCCGCACGGAGCTCGCGATGAGCGTCTTCGGCCGGTCCTACGGGGTCTACCTCGGCGGGCAGATCATCAAGGACGGCGAGGAGATCGAGCTGAAGTCGGTCGCCGCCGCGATCCGGCACGGCCTCGCCTACGTCAGCGAGGACCGCAAGGCGATCGGCCTCAACCTGCTCGACGACATCAAGACCTCGATGGTCGCCGCCAAGCTGTCGAAGATCAGCCGGCACGGCGTCCTGGACAAGGTCGCCGAGCACCAGGTGTCGGAGTCCTACCGCACCAGCCTGCGGATCAAGACGCCCACCGTCGACGAGGGCATCACCAAGCTCTCCGGCGGCAACCAGCAGAAGGTCGTCCTGGCGAAGTGGATGTTCACCGACCCCGACCTGCTCATCCTCGACGAGCCCACCCGAGGGATCGACGTCGGGGCGAAGTACGAGATCTACGGCATCATCCAGCGCCTGGCAGATGAGGGCAAGGGCGTCATCGTCATCTCCTCCGAGCTCCCCGAGCTCATCGGGGTGTGCGACCGCATCTACACGGTGTTCGAGGGCGCTGTCACCGGAGACATCGCGCGCCGCGACGCCACTCCCGAACTCCTCCTGAAGCAGATGACATCGACGAGGAGGGTGGCGACGCCATGA